One segment of Brassica napus cultivar Da-Ae chromosome C3, Da-Ae, whole genome shotgun sequence DNA contains the following:
- the LOC125583539 gene encoding uncharacterized protein LOC125583539 yields MRAASMPPGRTPASSQPTRPPGVVGSSTSSAAPPPPPPPTYATRTEEALLRAPTRINQPHLHPDKINGALWIGVDPEVHEFIRATWQGNFWGPWQSWLKVPVEKRTSWWHSFIQQYYWEDQFHDEIYYKWKLQTQVTICGRISQKRQKNKQPSYISATDWETILANWSIAEAKAKSQSAAESRCAAPPGLKMHVHGAGPRTFANIAYNMVSLPSLIPISI; encoded by the exons ATGAGAGCCGCTTCAATGCCTCCTGGTAGGACTCCTGCTTCTTCTCAACCAACAAGACCTCCTGGAGTGGTCGGCTCTTCAACTTCATCTgcggctcctcctcctcctcctcctccaacctATGCGACGAGAACAGAAGAGGCGCTGCTACGTGCTCCAACCCGAATTAATCAGCCACACCTCCATCCTGATAAGATCAATGGAGCATTGTG GATCGGAGTTGATCCTGAAGTCCATGAGTTTATAAGAGCAACATGGCAGGGAAACTTCTGGGGGCCGTGGCAAAGCTGGTTAAAGGTTCCAGTGGAGAAGAGAACAAGTTGGTGGCACTCTTTCATT CAACAATACTACTGGGAAGACCAATTTCATGATGAAATCTACTACAAATGGAAGCTTCAGACTCAAGTGACTATCTGCGGACGCATCAGCCAGAAAAGACAAAAGAACAAGCAGCCAAGTTACATCAGCGCTACTGACTGGGAAACAATCCTTGCGAATTGGTCCATAGCTGAAGCAAAAGCCAAGAGCCAATCAGCAGCTGAATCTCGTTGTGCTGCTCCTCCAGGGCTGAAGATGCACGTCCATGGTGCAGGACCACGCACCTTCGCAAATATTGCGTATAACATGGTCAGCTTACCATCTCTCATTCCCATTTCTATTTAA
- the LOC106349605 gene encoding uncharacterized protein LOC106349605, protein MGEGTLHTEEEPYQENYPNVMEGVLEDVMEAPNEDQYGDGVFQAFEAANEPLYEGCVEGISQLYLASRLMKVKTDHNLPESCLDEISQTFRDVLPQPNKAPESYYEMKKLTKALGLPVLKIDVCEDNYMLFWKEDKDLVVCRFCGKDRYHQNHGKGKKRPKQRMFYMPITERLKRLYQLEETAAQMRWNAEHESPEGEMHHPSDGAAWKHFNKVYPDFTEESRNIYLGLATDGFNPVGMSGEAHSVWPVIVTPYNLPPGMCMKREYFFLSVLVPGPRHPKKSIDIYLQPLIEELQSLWSHGAETYDISRKETFTMRATLMWTINDFPAYGMMSGWMTHGRLACPYCLDDTKSFWLKHGRKHSWFDCHRMFLPKEHPYRRNVQAFRRGKTISDDPPPWLTGEEIRYERINNIVGLKKTVEYGGNGHEKPGSNIEGYGKDHNWVKKSIFWELPYWENLLLRHNVDFMHVEKNFFDNLINTVLNVPGKTKDNAKSRMDLPDLCRRSACYRFATWRYSFYFIPYPRVRGTSANDWWACTKVVPRGVRETSEDALTALQDDTHDQVVAPSEMLRFETYVVEDDSDYDSTPVVPPNDEYVSEDELEPACTDSDSGSDSSS, encoded by the exons ATGGGAGAAGGCACACTGCATACGGAAGAAGAACCATACCAGGAAAACTATCCGAATGTTATGGAAGGAGTATTGGAGGATGTGATGGAAGCACCCAATGAAGATCAATATGGAGATGGCGTGTTTCAAGCATTCGAAGCCGCTAATGAACCATTATACGAAGGATGTGTAGAAGGTATTTCTCAGTTATACTTGGCGTCACGTTTAATGAAAGTAAAAACCGATCATAATTTACCGGAGTCGTGTTTGGATGAGATATCACAAACGTTTAGAGATGTTCTGCCACAACCAAACAAAGCTCCTGAATCATATTAtgagatgaagaagttgacaAAGGCGCTTGGTCTTCCTGTTCTGAAGATTGATGTTTGTGAAGATAACTACATGTTATTTTGGAAGGAAGATAAAGATTTGGTGGTGTGTCGATTTTGCGGGAAAGATAGATATCACCAGAACCATGGAAAGGGGAAAAAGCGGCCCAAACAAAGAATGTTTTACATGCCTATTACGGAGAGGTTGAAGCGATTGTACCAACTTGAAGAAACTGCAGCACAAATGCGATGGAACGCAGAACATGAGTCGCCCGAAGGAGAAATGCATCACCCTTCTGATGGAGCAGCTTGGAAGCATTTTAACAAGGTATATCCTGATTTCACTGAAGAAAGTCGGAATATATATCTAGGCTTAGCAACAGATGGATTTAACCCAGTTGGTATGAGTGGTGAAGCACATTCGGTCTGGCCAGTAATTGTTACTCCGTATAACTTACCTCCTGGGATGTGTATGAAAagagaatatttctttttatccgTCCTAGTTCCCGGGCCAAGACATCCAAAGAAGAGCATTGATATATATCTGCAGCCGCTAATTGAAGAATTGCAAAGTTTATGGAGTCACGGGGCAGAAACATACGATATCTCGAGAAAGGAAACATTCACGATGCGAGCCACATTAATGTGGACAATTAATGACTTTCCTGCTTATGGCATGATGTCAGGTTGGATGACTCATGGTCgtttagcttgtccatattgtctcgATGATACAAAGTCATTTTGGTTGAAACACGGAAGGAAGCATAgctggtttgattgtcatcgaaTGTTTCTACCTAAAGAGCATCCTTACAGGAGAAATGTTCAAGCGTTTCGAAGGGGGAAGACAATAAGTGATGATCCTCCACCATGGTTGACGGGAGAAGAAATTCGCTATGAAAGAATCAACAACATCGTTGGGCTGAAGAAAACGGTTGAATATGGAGGTAACGGACACGAGAAACCTGGAAGTAACATAGAAGGCTACGGAAAAGATCATAATTGGGTGAAGAAGAGTATCTTTTGGGAATTACCGTATTGGGAAAACCTTCTTCTTCGCCACAACGTTGACTTCATGCACGTTGAGAAAAATTTCTTTGATAATCTTATCAACACGGTGCTTAATGTTCCTGGGAAGACTAAAGATAATGCAAAGTCGAGGATGGATCTACCTGATTTGTGCAGAAG AAGTGCCTGCTACCGTTTTGCAACCTGGAgatattcattttatttcattCCTTATCCGCGGGTTCGAGGCACATCAGCAAACGATTGGTGGGCATGTACGAAAGTTGTGCCTAGAGGGGTTCGAGAAACTTCTGAAGATGCTCTTACTGCGCTACAAGATGATACACACGACCAAGTTGTTGCACCAAGTGAAATGTTACGATTTGAAACTTATGTTGTGGAAGATGATTCAGATTATGATTCTACGCCGGTTGTTCCGCCCAATGACGAATATGTTTCTGAAGATGAGTTAGAACCGGCATGTACCGATTCTGATTCAGGGTCTGATTCAAGTTCTTAG